The proteins below are encoded in one region of Gammaproteobacteria bacterium:
- a CDS encoding aminomethyl transferase family protein: GILSWGQDMDFETNPYQCGLGWQVDFSKENFIGKRALQEIKDKGVTHKLAGIKMGGEAIDWYPADFYNVFYDNEVVGYVTSAFYSPAMGCNIGYAMLPVDLTEDGTELQVKLDDQYAKEPVWAETVPTPFKQPEAPGTGLSTMGRKL, translated from the coding sequence TGGCATTCTGTCCTGGGGTCAGGATATGGATTTTGAAACCAATCCATATCAATGTGGTCTGGGCTGGCAAGTAGATTTTTCAAAAGAAAATTTCATCGGAAAGCGTGCACTACAAGAGATCAAGGACAAAGGCGTCACGCATAAGTTGGCGGGTATTAAAATGGGCGGCGAGGCGATTGACTGGTATCCGGCCGATTTTTATAATGTGTTTTATGATAATGAAGTTGTTGGCTATGTTACCTCTGCCTTCTATTCCCCGGCAATGGGGTGCAATATAGGTTATGCAATGCTGCCCGTAGATCTCACCGAAGATGGCACCGAATTACAGGTAAAACTGGATGATCAATATGCCAAGGAACCGGTCTGGGCGGAAACCGTACCCACACCTTTCAAGCAACCAGAAGCGCCAGGCACCGGTTTATCAACCATGGGAAGAAAGTTGTGA
- a CDS encoding HD domain-containing protein yields the protein MTEKVLFTAMERGTQSDYDVVNAHHAKFVEMQAVRVLAWLQAMDGDSPYQISRLDHCLQTATRAEQDGADDETIACALLHDIGDFLAPANHSQVAAALLAPYISEKNHWIIEHHGLFQGYYWFQYIEQDPNAREKYHDHEYYQACVEFCARWDQPSFDTAYDTRPLEHFAPLVHELFAREPGEFF from the coding sequence ATGACTGAGAAAGTTCTTTTTACTGCAATGGAGCGCGGGACGCAGTCCGATTACGACGTCGTCAATGCTCATCACGCGAAGTTTGTCGAGATGCAGGCTGTTCGCGTACTTGCCTGGTTGCAGGCGATGGATGGTGACTCGCCTTATCAGATCAGCCGCCTCGATCATTGCCTGCAAACCGCAACACGCGCGGAGCAAGATGGTGCGGATGACGAAACCATAGCTTGTGCTTTGCTGCACGATATTGGCGATTTCCTCGCGCCGGCCAATCATTCTCAGGTAGCAGCTGCGCTTCTGGCTCCCTACATCAGCGAGAAGAACCACTGGATCATCGAACACCACGGCCTGTTTCAAGGATATTACTGGTTTCAATACATCGAGCAGGACCCCAACGCGCGCGAAAAATACCACGACCATGAATATTACCAGGCCTGCGTTGAGTTCTGCGCTCGTTGGGATCAGCCGTCTTTCGACACAGCGTACGATACGCGCCCACTGGAGCACTTTGCGCCACTGGTTCACGAACTTTTTGCGAGAGAACCAGGGGAATTTTTCTAA